A genome region from Chromatiales bacterium includes the following:
- a CDS encoding carbon-nitrogen hydrolase family protein: MTRVTVIQEAPVMLDRVATIRKAVQLIAQAASEGAQFIVFPEAFIPGYPAWIWRLRPGSDWALSQAIHQRLLDNAVEVDGPDLDPIRQACREHHVIVMCGIHERDPDGGRATLYNSTVTICHEGKLIVHHRKLMPTNPERMVWGFGDASGMKVFETPLGRIGNLICWENYMPLARYALYAQGVEIYVAPTYDSGDGWIGTLQHIAREGRCWVVGAGNALRGADIPADLPGRDQLYGDDEGWVNSGDSVIIAPGGKIIAGPLRDEQGLLSAEIDPEAVGIARRDFDVVGHYARPDIFDLRVNTQAQRPVHFD; encoded by the coding sequence ATGACCCGAGTCACCGTGATTCAGGAAGCGCCCGTCATGCTCGACCGCGTCGCCACCATCAGGAAGGCTGTGCAGCTGATCGCTCAGGCCGCAAGCGAAGGCGCGCAGTTTATCGTCTTTCCGGAGGCCTTCATTCCCGGCTATCCGGCCTGGATCTGGCGTCTGCGCCCAGGGAGCGACTGGGCGCTCAGCCAGGCCATTCACCAACGGTTACTCGACAATGCCGTAGAGGTGGATGGGCCGGATCTCGACCCGATCCGGCAGGCCTGCAGAGAGCACCACGTGATCGTGATGTGTGGTATTCATGAGCGCGACCCGGACGGCGGTCGCGCCACGCTATACAACAGCACCGTGACGATTTGCCATGAGGGCAAACTGATCGTTCATCACCGGAAACTGATGCCCACAAACCCCGAGCGGATGGTCTGGGGGTTTGGTGATGCGAGCGGGATGAAGGTCTTCGAGACGCCGCTTGGCCGGATTGGCAATCTGATCTGCTGGGAAAACTACATGCCGTTGGCACGGTATGCGCTCTACGCCCAGGGTGTCGAGATCTATGTCGCGCCTACCTACGACAGCGGCGATGGCTGGATCGGAACGCTACAACACATCGCACGCGAGGGACGTTGCTGGGTGGTCGGCGCAGGCAACGCGTTACGCGGTGCTGACATCCCGGCCGATCTGCCCGGGCGAGACCAGCTCTATGGGGATGACGAGGGGTGGGTGAATTCCGGCGACTCGGTCATCATTGCCCCGGGCGGAAAGATCATTGCGGGACCGTTACGTGACGAGCAGGGTCTGTTGAGCGCTGAAATTGATCCGGAGGCTGTCGGGATTGCCCGGCGGGACTTCGACGTAGTCGGGCATTACGCGCGGCCGGATATTTTCGACCTGCGGGTGAACACACAGGCTCAGCGGCCGGTACATTTCGATTGA
- a CDS encoding carbon-nitrogen hydrolase family protein produces MIPRSGQVSPVDPRRRQINRWLLAGLLLVGSQPTPAVALVPRPARRTLMVGAVQMEAKLGDFDANMAQAEQLVREAAARGAQWIVLPEMFTSGIGFHENMLGTIRPWDGAPLQMLQRLGRETGATIGGSFLARHGDEVRNSFALVSPAGVLGRHDKDHPTFWENCYYQGGSDDGLIETPIGVVGSALCWELIRSATARRLRGRARLLLSGSGWWTLPDDAPDDSPNRTLNLRMLQRAPVEMARMLGAPAVHGSHAGRLEAYFSPELPDVPYNSRFQGETMIVDANGGILARRSREQGAGVITASIEIPEQPDPSLPIPDRFWIPGEMPEEWKTSWTRWFASGGDYYRVVTRPYLQTGEVADYEPLYLR; encoded by the coding sequence ATGATTCCGCGCTCAGGCCAGGTTTCCCCCGTGGACCCGCGGCGTCGGCAGATCAACCGCTGGTTGCTGGCCGGTCTGCTTCTGGTCGGATCGCAGCCGACGCCGGCCGTCGCCCTGGTCCCCAGGCCCGCCAGACGCACACTGATGGTCGGTGCCGTGCAGATGGAAGCCAAGCTTGGTGATTTCGACGCCAATATGGCCCAGGCTGAACAATTGGTGCGCGAGGCAGCCGCGCGCGGAGCCCAGTGGATCGTGTTACCCGAGATGTTTACATCCGGCATCGGTTTTCACGAGAACATGCTTGGCACCATTCGTCCCTGGGATGGGGCTCCGCTGCAGATGTTGCAGCGCCTTGGGCGCGAGACCGGCGCGACCATCGGCGGGTCTTTTCTGGCGCGACACGGCGATGAGGTGCGCAACAGTTTCGCCCTGGTCTCGCCCGCGGGCGTGCTGGGTCGGCACGACAAGGACCACCCGACGTTCTGGGAGAACTGCTACTACCAGGGTGGCAGTGACGATGGGCTGATCGAGACCCCGATCGGCGTGGTTGGCTCGGCCCTGTGCTGGGAGTTGATCCGCTCGGCCACTGCGCGACGTCTGCGCGGAAGGGCTCGGCTGCTGTTGAGCGGCTCCGGCTGGTGGACTCTGCCTGACGATGCGCCGGATGACAGTCCCAACCGAACCCTCAACCTTCGCATGTTGCAACGTGCGCCCGTGGAGATGGCACGGATGCTGGGCGCCCCCGCGGTGCATGGCTCGCACGCGGGGCGACTTGAGGCCTACTTCAGCCCGGAATTACCGGACGTTCCCTACAACTCGAGATTCCAGGGCGAGACCATGATTGTTGACGCGAACGGCGGAATCCTGGCACGCCGCTCCCGCGAACAGGGTGCAGGTGTGATCACCGCGAGTATCGAGATCCCCGAGCAACCCGACCCAAGTCTCCCGATACCTGATCGTTTCTGGATACCCGGCGAGATGCCGGAGGAATGGAAGACTTCATGGACGCGCTGGTTCGCCAGTGGCGGCGATTATTATCGCGTCGTCACCCGACCCTATCTCCAGACTGGCGAGGTCGCGGACTACGAACCTCTCTATTTGCGTTGA